A window of the Acidovorax sp. YS12 genome harbors these coding sequences:
- a CDS encoding coniferyl aldehyde dehydrogenase, producing the protein MTTDDIRALFEVQYQASRAQPDVPLLLRRERLLRMRKLIDERGPELAAAVQADFGMRSHRLTEVADFFVLRALLSHTLSHLARWSRPQKVRTPLHLQPARAWIQRQPLGVVGVIAPWNYPIQLALAPAITALAAGNRVMVKPSELTPHLSAKLAEVVGQFFAPDELCVVQGDASVAALVASLPFDHLVFTGSTAVGRKVAQAAAANLTPTTLELGGKSPCIIDANCNLQEAALKIAHGKLLNAGQTCIAPDYVLLPQGSEAAFTEAYRAAVARLFPQIEGNPDYASIISARHLARLRTMLQQAQTQGAEVVSVQPAPVAPAPNHQASLGDGISRQMAPVLVFGATSSMQLMQEEIFGPVLPVITYERLDDAITHINANPRPLALYWFGNDARVRDDVLARTVSGGVTVNDTLMHIAHDNLPFGGVGDSGWGAYHGEQGFLRFSHQKSVLVQSPWAMGWLFYPPYGARFDRVMQALRRWL; encoded by the coding sequence ATGACCACCGACGACATTCGCGCCCTTTTCGAGGTCCAGTACCAGGCCAGCCGTGCCCAGCCCGACGTGCCGCTGCTTTTGCGCCGTGAGCGCCTGCTGCGCATGCGCAAGCTCATCGACGAGCGCGGACCCGAACTGGCCGCCGCTGTGCAGGCCGACTTCGGCATGCGCTCGCACCGGCTGACCGAGGTGGCGGACTTCTTCGTGCTGCGCGCGCTGCTGTCGCACACGCTTTCGCACCTGGCACGCTGGAGCCGTCCGCAGAAGGTGCGCACGCCGCTGCACCTGCAGCCTGCGCGTGCCTGGATCCAGCGCCAGCCGCTGGGTGTGGTGGGCGTGATCGCGCCGTGGAACTACCCCATCCAGCTCGCGCTGGCGCCGGCCATCACGGCGCTGGCGGCGGGCAACCGGGTCATGGTCAAGCCCAGCGAACTGACGCCGCACCTCTCGGCCAAGCTGGCCGAGGTGGTGGGCCAGTTCTTTGCGCCCGACGAGCTGTGCGTGGTGCAGGGCGATGCCTCGGTGGCGGCGCTGGTGGCCTCGCTGCCGTTCGACCACCTGGTGTTCACCGGCTCTACCGCCGTGGGCCGCAAGGTGGCGCAGGCCGCAGCCGCCAACCTCACGCCGACCACGCTTGAGCTGGGCGGCAAGTCGCCGTGCATCATCGATGCCAACTGCAACCTGCAAGAAGCCGCGCTGAAGATCGCCCACGGCAAGCTGCTGAACGCAGGCCAGACCTGTATTGCGCCCGACTACGTGCTGTTGCCCCAGGGCAGCGAGGCTGCGTTTACCGAGGCCTACCGCGCCGCCGTGGCGCGGCTTTTCCCGCAGATCGAGGGCAACCCGGACTATGCCTCCATCATTTCCGCGCGCCACCTGGCGCGTCTGCGCACCATGCTGCAGCAGGCGCAGACCCAGGGCGCCGAGGTGGTGAGCGTGCAGCCCGCGCCCGTGGCGCCCGCACCTAACCACCAGGCCAGCCTGGGCGATGGCATCAGCCGCCAGATGGCGCCCGTGCTGGTGTTTGGCGCTACGTCGTCCATGCAGCTGATGCAGGAGGAAATCTTCGGCCCGGTGCTGCCCGTCATCACCTATGAGCGGCTCGACGACGCCATCACCCACATCAACGCCAACCCGCGCCCGCTGGCGCTGTACTGGTTCGGCAACGATGCACGCGTGCGCGACGACGTGCTGGCGCGCACCGTGAGCGGCGGTGTCACGGTGAACGACACGCTCATGCACATCGCGCACGACAACCTGCCTTTTGGCGGTGTGGGCGACAGCGGCTGGGGCGCGTACCACGGCGAGCAGGGCTTCCTGCGCTTCTCGCACCAGAAGTCGGTGCTGGTGCAGTCGCCCTGGGCCATGGGCTGGCTGTTCTACCCGCCCTACGGCGCGCGCTTCGACCGCGTGATGCAGGCGCTGCGGCGCTGGCTGTAG
- a CDS encoding cupin domain-containing protein yields MQLPAAPTTVAPDGSDVRVLLGLPRGSMAHFELGAGKVSQAVVHRTVEEVWFVVSGLGEMWRRQGDHEETVVLQPGVCLTIPVGTHFQFRASSSAAIAAVGVTMPPWPGEGEAVPVAGPWPASCGQAASQT; encoded by the coding sequence ATGCAGCTGCCTGCTGCGCCCACCACCGTGGCACCCGACGGCTCCGACGTTCGTGTGCTCCTCGGCCTGCCCAGAGGCAGCATGGCCCATTTCGAGCTCGGCGCGGGGAAAGTCTCGCAAGCGGTCGTACACCGCACCGTCGAAGAGGTCTGGTTTGTCGTGTCAGGCCTTGGCGAGATGTGGCGGCGGCAAGGAGACCATGAGGAAACCGTGGTGCTGCAGCCTGGCGTGTGCCTCACCATCCCGGTAGGTACGCACTTCCAGTTCCGCGCTTCCAGTTCAGCGGCCATCGCCGCGGTCGGTGTCACCATGCCGCCCTGGCCGGGTGAGGGCGAAGCCGTGCCCGTTGCGGGCCCCTGGCCAGCTTCATGCGGGCAGGCAGCTTCGCAAACGTAA
- a CDS encoding response regulator, whose product MHLARAARNWRSAWHEALRWERDAVLAEQVLLLRRNFPVTLWASLITSVGTVWVMSLGMPMAPMLWWLASHVAVVTLVYLTLRPLPRPGHGPRSDARRLLACMTGMGLTWGSLGGVALWQGQGSDAVVYAIGILSTVSAGALGLGAPLLRGYMIYLTCTISSVLVALAVVGGPIALPGCVMVAVYYLLTALHARNLARAARDSIELRFDNERLVTQLRAQTDRAVQALAAAEQANQDKSRFLAAASHDLRQPLHAMGLFLDTLARSPLTAQQASVLGHARTASGAASEMLTTLLDYSRLEAGVVQAHDAPFAVQPLLGALEQEFGPQADAAALVYRTRETTAAALADKALVDLVMRNFISNALRYTRTGGLLIACRARGGRLALEVWDTGCGIAPAHQQEVFKEFHQLGNPERDRRKGLGLGLAIVQRLAQAMHTQVEVRSRLGRGSVFRLWLTPWRGALVDEAVASTHDGASLAGRRVLVVDDDEPVRLGMQSLLASWGCHCLCAESAADALARLHQMPQPDVVVTDFRLRHEETGRQVLDTLRAHLQRSVPAIIMTGDTSPQRLRDAQSTGALLLHKPVSAAQLREALLELVQ is encoded by the coding sequence GTGCACCTGGCCCGCGCCGCCCGCAACTGGCGCAGCGCATGGCATGAGGCGCTGCGCTGGGAGCGCGACGCCGTGCTGGCCGAGCAGGTGCTGCTGCTGCGGCGCAATTTCCCGGTCACGCTCTGGGCCTCGCTCATCACCTCGGTGGGCACGGTGTGGGTCATGTCGCTGGGCATGCCCATGGCGCCCATGCTGTGGTGGCTGGCCTCGCACGTGGCGGTGGTCACGCTGGTGTACCTGACCCTGCGCCCGCTGCCGCGCCCGGGCCACGGCCCGCGCAGCGACGCGCGGCGGCTGCTGGCCTGCATGACGGGCATGGGCCTGACCTGGGGCTCGCTCGGCGGCGTGGCGCTGTGGCAGGGCCAGGGCAGCGACGCCGTGGTCTACGCCATCGGCATCCTCAGCACCGTCTCGGCCGGCGCGCTGGGCCTGGGCGCGCCGCTGCTGCGCGGCTACATGATCTACCTGACCTGCACCATCAGCAGCGTGCTCGTCGCCCTGGCCGTGGTGGGCGGGCCCATCGCCCTGCCCGGCTGCGTAATGGTGGCCGTGTACTACCTGCTCACGGCGCTGCACGCGCGCAACCTGGCGCGCGCGGCGCGCGACAGCATCGAGCTGCGCTTCGACAACGAGCGCCTGGTAACGCAGCTGCGCGCCCAGACCGACCGCGCCGTGCAGGCCCTGGCGGCGGCCGAGCAGGCCAACCAGGACAAGTCGCGCTTCCTCGCCGCGGCGAGCCACGACCTGCGCCAGCCGCTGCACGCCATGGGCCTGTTCCTCGACACCCTGGCGCGCAGCCCGCTGACGGCGCAGCAGGCCAGCGTGCTGGGCCACGCGCGCACGGCCTCGGGCGCGGCGTCGGAAATGCTCACCACGCTGCTGGACTATTCACGCCTGGAGGCGGGCGTGGTGCAGGCGCACGACGCGCCATTCGCCGTGCAGCCGCTGCTGGGCGCGCTGGAGCAGGAATTCGGCCCCCAGGCCGACGCTGCCGCGCTGGTCTACCGCACGCGCGAGACCACGGCGGCAGCGCTGGCCGACAAGGCGCTGGTCGATCTGGTGATGCGCAACTTCATCTCCAACGCGCTGCGCTACACGCGCACGGGCGGCCTGCTGATCGCCTGCCGCGCGCGCGGCGGCCGGCTGGCGCTGGAGGTGTGGGACACCGGCTGCGGCATCGCGCCCGCGCACCAGCAGGAGGTCTTCAAGGAATTCCACCAGCTCGGCAACCCCGAGCGCGACCGCCGCAAGGGCCTGGGGCTGGGCCTGGCCATCGTGCAGCGCCTGGCGCAGGCCATGCACACGCAGGTGGAGGTGCGCTCGCGCCTTGGGCGCGGCTCGGTCTTCCGGCTCTGGCTCACGCCCTGGCGCGGCGCGCTGGTCGATGAGGCCGTGGCCAGCACGCACGACGGCGCCAGCCTGGCAGGCCGCCGCGTGCTGGTGGTGGACGACGACGAGCCGGTGCGCCTGGGCATGCAGTCGCTGCTGGCAAGCTGGGGCTGCCACTGCCTGTGCGCGGAGTCGGCGGCCGATGCACTGGCCCGCCTGCACCAGATGCCGCAGCCCGACGTGGTGGTGACCGACTTCCGCCTGCGGCACGAGGAAACCGGCCGGCAGGTGCTAGACACCCTGCGCGCGCACCTGCAGCGCAGCGTGCCGGCCATCATCATGACGGGCGACACCTCGCCCCAGCGCCTGCGCGACGCGCAGTCCACCGGCGCGCTGCTGCTGCACAAGCCGGTCTCAGCCGCACAGTTGCGCGAGGCGCTGCTGGAACTGGTGCAATGA